The genomic DNA GGCATCGTTTTGATGGGTAACCCGCTGTGTTGCAGCGACTCTCGCGCCTCGACCGTGAGATCGGCTTCGGCGGACACTGTTTCAGCGGTGTTGCCGTCGAATTGCAGGCCGACGATGGCCCGCGGTGCCGACACCGCCGCTTCGGCGCTCGCCCCTGCGATGATGCGGAGCAGGAGTTGCGCGATGATCTGCGGCTGGCCCTGCCCACCCATGGTGGAGAGCACATGACGCACCGCAGCGTCCTGCGTGGTCATGGTGGGCATCAGTGTATGGGCAGGCCGCTTGCGGGGGGCGATGACATTGGCGGACTTCTCATCGAGGGAGAAGCTGCTGCCCCGGTTGTGAAACAGGATGCCGGTCTCGGGGGCGATCAGCCCGGATCCGAACGCCCAGTACACGCTCTGGATCAGGGATACGGCGTACCCGTCGCCGTCGGCGGTGGCGATGCCCACCGTGTCGCCGTGCGGTACCTGGGGCACCCGCTCGGACGCGGTGTCGGTACCCGAGAGGCTGTGGAGGTCGGCGTTGACCAACTTGTCTACGTCGACCGGGACATGGCGTGGATCGGCGAGTAAGCGCGAGCGTAAACCATTGCCGTGAAGGAAGATTCGTATCATTGTGGCGAGGTCGTTGCCGAGCGGATCGGTGATGCCGAGGGCATCCAGGGCGCGCAAGGCCCGCAGCAACACAAAGCCGTGGGTGTTGGGCGGGCTGGACGACACGGTGAGACCGCGGAATGACACCGATACGGGGTCGGTGATCTCGGGGTTGAACTCTGCGAAGTCCCCCTTGTCCAATGTCGAGCCCCGGCTACGTAGGAAAGCGACCATGCTTTCGGCGAGGTCACCTTCGTAGAAGCAATCCGGACCTTCCTGGCGCAGAACGCGGAAGGTCTCCGCCAGTTCCGGTTGCCGGAAGACCTCCCCTTCGCGCAGGCGTCGGCCGCCGGGAGCGAACACGCGATCGAAGTCGCTCGTGCCGAACAGATCGGCCTGCTCGGAATCGACGAGGTGAGCGGCAAGGGACAGCGGCACCGGTGCACCGCCGGCCGCAGCCTCCTGGGCCGGCTCCAGCAGCCGCTCCCACGGTAAGCGGCTTCCCTGTCGCTGCAGGCATTGCCAGCCGCGGACCCCACCGGGAACTGTCACGGTGTCGACTCCGCGCATCGGCATGCGCCCCCGATGGGTCTCGCGCATCCTCGCCGGATCGGTATGTGTGCCTGCCCATCCCGAACCATTGACACACTGGATGCGGCCGTCCGGTGTGCGCACGAGTGCGATCAGGTCGCCGCCGAGCGCCACGTTGTGGGGGTAGATCACCGTCAGCACGGCGGCTGCGGCGATGGCCGCGTCGATGGCGCTGCCGCCGTCGCGGTAGGCGTGGACTCCTGCCTCGGTGGCCAGCGCGTGTGGCGTGGCCACGGCGCCGGTGAAAGACGTGGACGCCTGCGATGCCGTCACTGTGATCTGGCTCCTCGATGTCATGGTGTTCACGAGCTTCGCATGACGGTGAGGAGCACGCCGACCGCCTCGATGTCAGCTGCGCCCCGGCAGGCGGCAGGCGTCGCGGGAATCGAAGCCCTGCTCGGTGATGCCCAGGGCGGTGTTGACCCGGGCCCGCATGTTCTCCACGCCCACCTGATAGGTCAGTTCGACCACGCCGTCGTCGCCGAACCGGCGCCGTAGATCGGCCACCTGGTCATCGGTCACCAGGTGCGGATCGGCGGTCATCGCAGCCGCATAGTCGATGGCCGCGCGCTCGTCATCGGTGAACAGTGGGCTGGTCCGGTAATCGTCGATGTGCTCGAGTCGGGCCTGGTCAAGTCCGTTCAGCCGCATCAGCATGGCTCCGAAATCCACACACCAGGAGCAGCCGATCTGACGGGCGGTCCAGTAGACAGCCAGCTCGCACACGCTCGTCGGCAGCGTCGTGCTGGCACGTTCGAGGACTGCCTCGTGCAGGGCCCCGGCGATCAGCAGTCCCTTGTGGTGGGCGTAGACGGTGAACGGCTCCGGCACGGCGCCGAAGCGCCGCGTCGCGTAGCGGTACAGCAACCGGGTGAGCAGCGAGGTGGCGGGCAGCGGAGTGATTCGTGGCGTCATACCCTTCAGACGAGACAGGGCCGCCTGATGTGACAGCTATCCGGCGCGATTGCGGCTGTGGTGACGGCGTGCCTTCATCCTGTTGCCGCAGACCGCCATCGAGCACCAGCGCGCGGTGTTGGGCTTGCTGCGGTCGATCAGGAAGAGGTGGCACTCGGTGTTGGCACAGGGGCGCAGCCGGCCGGGGCTGGTGATGCGCAGCCCGTCCCAGGCTAGAGCGGCTCGGACGGCGCCGGTGGCTCCGGTCAGCTGCCACCGCACACCCGCCTCGGTGGCAGTCGGAATCAATTCTGCGGCAGCGAGAATCGGCTGCAGCGCCGACGGGGTTTCCTCGCCGCGGACGATTGCCTGCAGGATCGCGCGCGCCCGCAGTAGCGCCTGCCATTCTTCGCGGCTGGTCGACAGGCCGTGTCCGGTCAGCCACGATGCGGCAGCCCGGTGGTCGGCCAGGGTGTCGGTGGGGGAGCCATCGACCACCGGAGTCGTGTTCAGCAGATCGAGGAGCAGTTCCTCGTCGTCGGCATTGCTCAGCGCCAGATCCATACTAACCTCCAAAGACTTCTTGACAGGTTACCGTAATTCCGCTTCCATAGAGATAACCGGTAAAACAATGTTGAGGAGTTAGATCATGTCAGTGCATCACAGGTACGCGACCGTGGCCGGACGGCAGATCTTCTACCGGGAGGCGGGCGACGCCGACGCTCCGGTGATCGTGCTGCTGCACGGCTTTCCGACCAGCTCGTTCATGTACCGCCACCTGATCCCCGCGCTGGCCGACAGCTATCGGGTGATCGCACCCGATTTCCTGGGGTTCGGCTACTCGGACGCGCCCTCGGTCGCCGGCTTCGACTACACCTTCGACGCGCTGGCCGAGCACACGGCGGGACTGTTGGAACAGCTCGGCGTCACGCGGTACGCGATGTATGTCCAGGACTACGGCGCCCCGGTGGGGTGGCGGCTGGCCTTGCAAAACCCCTCTGCGATCACCGCGATCATCACCCAGAACGGCAACGGTTACGACGCCGGCTTCGTCCCCTCCGGTTGGGAGGGGGTCTGGGCCTATCAGCGTGAACAGACGCCGGAGACCGCGGCGGTGCTCACCGAGTTCCTGAGCTACGACGCGACCAAGTTCCAGTATCTCGGCGGCGTTCCGGATGAGAGCCTGGTCAGCCCCGACACCTGGAACCACGATTTTGCCCTGCTCTCGCGGCCCGGCAGTACCGAGATCCAGCTGAAGCTGTTCCTGGACTACCAGTCCAACCCGAAGCTGTATCCGGCCCTGCATGAATACCTGCGCAGCAGTGGCGTTCCCGTGCTGGCGGTGTGGGGCGACAAGGACCCGTTCTTCGGTCCCGACGGCGCGCGCGCGTTTGCCGAGGATGCCGTCGACGCTGAGATCCACCTGCTCGACGGCGGCCACTTCCTGCTCGAGAGTGCGCTCGAGGAGGTCGTCACGCTCACCCGCGATTTCCTGTCCCGCCGCCTCACCTAGGCCGAGCGTGCGCGTCCCCGGGCAACACGCGGGCAGCATCTCGTGGTCTGCGCACGCTCATGCCACCTGACGTGCCAGCTGATGCTTGATCCGGCGCGCCATGTCCCACTTGGACCGGCGGACGTCGTCAGCGACGATCGACATGACCGACCAGCCGAGCTCGATCAGGGCGGCCCGCTTCTGCCGGTCCTTGGTGAAGTCATCCGGCCCCGAATGCCAGTCATAGCCGTCGTATTCGACCGCGAGCAGCTGTTGCGGCCACGCGAAATCGACCCGCCACAGCTTGCCTCTTCTGTCGAAGATCTCGTACTGCAGTTCCGGGCTCGGGACGCCGCAGTCATGCATCGCCAGGCGCGCCTCGCTCTCCATGGGTGACTCGGCTTCGGGCCGCGCCAGCGGGATGAGCTCGCGTACGGCGACGATGCCGCGTCGCCGCTTCTGCCGGGCCGCGGCCAGTGTCAGCGTGCTGGGTGTGCAGGTGCCGCTGCGTAGGGCTGCGTCGAGGGTGGCCAGAGCTCGCGGTCGGCGCAGGCCGCGCGCCACTTCGACGGCGGTCCAGGCCGCGGTGGTGGCGGGCCGGCCGTCCACCGTAGCCAGGGGTGCGCCCTCGCGGCGGTGCACCACCAGGCCGTCGCTGTCGCGGAGGTGGTGCCCGACCGGCGTCAGCACGTGCAGGTCGGACACATCCTCGGTGTCGAAACCGTATGCCGCGGCAGCGGTGCCCAGGCACATTGCCACGGGTTCACCGGCGCGTAGGTCGAGCCCGCGGAGACGGATCTCGTCGGTCAGATCGCCTCGGGTGTAGACACCAGTCCACACCGCAGCGAGGTCGCCGGCCGACACCAGAGACTCGAAACGAGCACGGCCGACCGTCCGCAGGAGTTGTGCGGTGGTGGCGACATCGCCTTGGGTGTGCAGCAGCAGATCCAGCTTCTCGGGCACCCGCACATGCTGGGGTGTGGAACGCGATGTGGGTATTCACCACTGTGGACAAACCCGCGAGCGTGCGCAAACCACGGCTCGGGAGCGGCGCGTCTGCCGGGGACACGCACGCTCGCCGTAAGGAAAGAAAACTAGCGGGCGAACATCAACGCGCGCTTGACTTCCTGGATGGCCTTGGTGACCTCGATGCCGCGGGGGCAGGCCTCGGTGCAGTTGAAGGTGGTGCGGCAACGCCACACCCCGTCGACCTCGTTGAGGATGTCCAGCCGCTCGGCCGCCGCCTCGTCACGCGAGTCGAAGATGAACCGGTGCGCGTTGACGATCGCAGCCGGCCCGAAGTACGAACCCTCACTCCAGAACACCGGGCAGCTGGTGGTGCAGCACGCACACAGGATGCACTTGGTGGTGTCGTCGTAGCGGGCGCGGTCGGTCTGACTCTGGATGCGCTCGCGAGTCGGCGGGTTACCCGAGGTGATCAGGAACGGCTTCACGGCGCGGAACGCGTCGAAGAACGGCTCCATGTTCACCACCAGGTCCTTCTCCACGGGCAGGCCGCGGATGGGCTCGATGGTGATGGTGAGCTGCTTGCCCGCCTTCTTGGGCAGCATGTCGCGCATCAGCACCTTGCAGGCCAGCCGGTTCACCCCGTTGATCCGCATGGCGTCCGATCCGCACACCCCGTGGGCGCAGGACCGTCGGAACGTCAGCGTGCCGTCCAGGTAGCTCTTCACGTACGTGAGCAGGTTGAGCAGCCGGTCGGTGGGCAGACACGGTACCCGGAAGCTCTGGAATCCCTGGGCGTCCGGGTTCTCCGGGTTGAAGCGGGCGATCTTGAGCGTCACCATCACTGCTTCCTCCGGAACGGGAGGCAGGGGCGGGTCGCCGGCTTCGGGCTTGTCGAGGACAGGTGCACTCATGTCAGTACTTCCGTTCCATCGGTTCGTATCGCGTCTGCACCACGGGCTTGTAGTCCAGACGGATGTCGCTGAGGAGGTCGGTGCCGTCTTTGTAGGCCATGGTGTGGCGCATGTAGTTGGTGTCGTCGCGATCCGGGTAGTCCTCGCGGGCGTGGCCGCCGCGAGACTCCTTGCGGTTCAACGCACCGGCGACGGTGACCTCGGCCAGCTCCAGCAGGAAGCCCAGCTCGATGGCCTCCAGCAGATCGCTGTTGTAGCGCTTGCCCTTGTCGTGCACGGTGATTCGCGAGTACCGCTCCTTGAGGGCGTGGATGTCGGTCATCGCCTGCTTGAGGGTTTCCTCGGTGCGGAACACCGCGGCGTTGTTGTCCATCGACTGCTGCAACTCGGTGCGGATGTCGGCGACGCGCTCGTTGCCGTGCTCGCTGAGGATGTCGGCGACCCAACCCACGACCATGTCTGCGGGCTCCGGCGGCAGGTCCACGAAGTCGTGGCCCAGGGCGTACTCGGCAGCGGCGATGCCCGCGCGGCGGCCGAAGACGTTGATGTCCAGCAGCGAGTTGGTGCCCAGGCGGTTGGCGCCGTGCACCGACACGCAGGCGCACTCGCCCGCGGCATAGAGGCCGGGGATCACGTTGTCGTTGTCGCGCAACACCTGACCGTTGACATTGGTCGGGATGCCGCCCATGACGTAGTGGCAGGTGGGGTACACCGGCACCAGTTCGGTCACCGGG from Mycolicibacterium tokaiense includes the following:
- a CDS encoding gamma-glutamyltransferase family protein; protein product: MTASQASTSFTGAVATPHALATEAGVHAYRDGGSAIDAAIAAAAVLTVIYPHNVALGGDLIALVRTPDGRIQCVNGSGWAGTHTDPARMRETHRGRMPMRGVDTVTVPGGVRGWQCLQRQGSRLPWERLLEPAQEAAAGGAPVPLSLAAHLVDSEQADLFGTSDFDRVFAPGGRRLREGEVFRQPELAETFRVLRQEGPDCFYEGDLAESMVAFLRSRGSTLDKGDFAEFNPEITDPVSVSFRGLTVSSSPPNTHGFVLLRALRALDALGITDPLGNDLATMIRIFLHGNGLRSRLLADPRHVPVDVDKLVNADLHSLSGTDTASERVPQVPHGDTVGIATADGDGYAVSLIQSVYWAFGSGLIAPETGILFHNRGSSFSLDEKSANVIAPRKRPAHTLMPTMTTQDAAVRHVLSTMGGQGQPQIIAQLLLRIIAGASAEAAVSAPRAIVGLQFDGNTAETVSAEADLTVEARESLQHSGLPIKTMPMHTEAMGQANAIVITSDGSMTAASDPRSDGAASVVNYARHRPT
- a CDS encoding carboxymuconolactone decarboxylase family protein, with translation MTPRITPLPATSLLTRLLYRYATRRFGAVPEPFTVYAHHKGLLIAGALHEAVLERASTTLPTSVCELAVYWTARQIGCSWCVDFGAMLMRLNGLDQARLEHIDDYRTSPLFTDDERAAIDYAAAMTADPHLVTDDQVADLRRRFGDDGVVELTYQVGVENMRARVNTALGITEQGFDSRDACRLPGRS
- a CDS encoding CGNR zinc finger domain-containing protein, with product MDLALSNADDEELLLDLLNTTPVVDGSPTDTLADHRAAASWLTGHGLSTSREEWQALLRARAILQAIVRGEETPSALQPILAAAELIPTATEAGVRWQLTGATGAVRAALAWDGLRITSPGRLRPCANTECHLFLIDRSKPNTARWCSMAVCGNRMKARRHHSRNRAG
- a CDS encoding alpha/beta fold hydrolase, with the protein product MMSVHHRYATVAGRQIFYREAGDADAPVIVLLHGFPTSSFMYRHLIPALADSYRVIAPDFLGFGYSDAPSVAGFDYTFDALAEHTAGLLEQLGVTRYAMYVQDYGAPVGWRLALQNPSAITAIITQNGNGYDAGFVPSGWEGVWAYQREQTPETAAVLTEFLSYDATKFQYLGGVPDESLVSPDTWNHDFALLSRPGSTEIQLKLFLDYQSNPKLYPALHEYLRSSGVPVLAVWGDKDPFFGPDGARAFAEDAVDAEIHLLDGGHFLLESALEEVVTLTRDFLSRRLT
- a CDS encoding succinate dehydrogenase iron-sulfur subunit, yielding MSAPVLDKPEAGDPPLPPVPEEAVMVTLKIARFNPENPDAQGFQSFRVPCLPTDRLLNLLTYVKSYLDGTLTFRRSCAHGVCGSDAMRINGVNRLACKVLMRDMLPKKAGKQLTITIEPIRGLPVEKDLVVNMEPFFDAFRAVKPFLITSGNPPTRERIQSQTDRARYDDTTKCILCACCTTSCPVFWSEGSYFGPAAIVNAHRFIFDSRDEAAAERLDILNEVDGVWRCRTTFNCTEACPRGIEVTKAIQEVKRALMFAR